The DNA window gcagggggaaagggcagaagggaaaaagagaatctcaagtaggctccatgcttagtggagagccccatgtcagggctcAATTCTATGACtttggcatcatgacctgagccaaaatcaagtcagatgctcaaccaactgaaccacccaggtgcccctcccaagTTCTTATTTTAAGCAATAATGTCCAAAACTTACTTCTCAACACTCTGGTGCAATTGTCTATGAGAAAAGAGGTAACAAATCCCTTGACAGATCTGTTTTGTTTCAACACTATAGATAATAGGGTTCATCACAGGAGGGGCTAGGAGACAGATGTTGGCCAGGATGACATGTACAATTGGAGGGGCATGCTTGGCAAAGCGGTGCGTCATGGACAGCCCCACCATGGGCACATAGAGGACCAGGACAGCCAGAATGTGGGACAGACAGTTATTGAGAGCCCGGAAATTTTCAACTTGGGAGCTGATTCTCAAGACACTTCTTAGAATGAGTACATAGGAGACCACAATGAGCAGGGGGTCCAATGTAATAAAGACAAGAGCTGTAATCAATCCATACCAATTATTGATAGTGGTGTCAGCGCACACCAGACGAATCATGTCTTGATGAAGGCAGTACGAGTGCAAGAGATGGCGGGAGCCACAAAAGGGAAGCCGTTTCAGTAGGAACAATGCGGGAAGAACAATCAGAACACAGCGGAAAATGATGGCTATCCCTCTTCTGCTGATGACCCGGTTGGTGAGGATGGAGACATAACGGAGGGGatggcagatggccacatagcagTCAAAGGACATGGCCAACAACACAGAAGATTCCATAAAAGAGAATCCATGGAGGAAGAAGAACTGGGCAAAACAATCCTCAAAACTGATCTCTAAGGCGTTAAACCAGAGGAGTCCCATGCCTGTAGGCAAAGTGGTGAGGGTGAGCCCCAGGTCTGTTAGAGCCAACATAGAGAGGAGCAAGTACATGGGCTCATGTAGGGAGGGCTCTGTCCTGATGACAGGCAGGATGGTGGTATTGCCCACAATGGAGACCATGTAGAGACAACAGAAATCCAGGGATGCCTCAAAGCCAGGGATGCCCATGAGGATGAAGAAGAAGTGGACTTGAATGGAATTAGTCACCAAAAACATGACGAAGAGGCACCCTCAAGACCAGAGTTCATTCCCAAAGCTGTGAAAAGTGACAATATAaggatttaaataaatgttctatGACTATCTGAAGTCATTCTGCAATAGATCATCAAGGAAGGTCTAGGGAAAGAGAGCTAGCCAGGCAATGAGTCTACAAAGGTTTTATCAGTTTTGCTTATGTTAGCTCTTAGCTTGCCATCTCTTGTCAACTACTGATTGATGGCATGAGTTTCTCATTAGTTTTAAACCAAAGACTTCTTTATACATCCAGAAAGCAGTTATGTCTTTGTAGCAAGAAGGTGTAAGAGTGCATTATGGCCATTGGAACAAATAGCTGTGGAAAAGAGATTACTGTAGGATATCCTTGGATGCCATGAGGCTAGGAGAAAAAGCAAGAGCCTAGAgcagtaaatgtaaaaaatgatttcaatatGCCTCTTGACTCGTTTGAACCATAAAGAGAGACTTGAACTGAGCTAACAGACTGGGGAACGATAATGCCTATCTTTAAAGCTTAGgatccaggctgcctgggtggctcagttggttgagcgtccaacttcagctcaggtcatgatctcacagttcgtgggtttgagtcccatttcaggttctgtgctaacagctcagagcttggagcctgtcttcagattctgtgtcttcctctttctctgaccttcccctgctcatgttctctctctctctcagaaataaataaaaaacattaaaaaacttttaaagccTAGGATACCTGAGAAAGAACTTTTAGAGGACATATGGTACAAGAATTCTTCTGGACAGAACCTTCCATGAGCCAAATGGGTAAAACTCGGGTACTTAGAGATCTGTCAAAAGAACCTACATTAAAAGACTAGCCTTAGGAACCACTTTCTTGGAAAGACTGCAATAATAATAGTAGGAACATCTCCGCAGGAACAGCCTAATAGCATTGGGGAATAAGGCAAAATACCCTCTGGGTGCATAAAGAAGTTGGATGCATAAGATTAGCCGGTAGATATGTGGGAAGCTGTTTAAGTTCATATTGATGGATGTGAAAGGGAGCAGAAtctgccaccccaaaatatgcctgtTTGACTTAATGATGATCTTGAGCTGATTATTTCTAAGAAAGAGCAGATGTAGAACAGAAGCTGAGTAGATGTTACCTTTCTGATCCTTACACTGACAAgtaagagacatttacatttataggGGAGATCTAGAATAGGAGAAGGAGTAAATCTTTGGAAACTCTCANNNNNNNNNNNNNNNNNNNNNNNNNNNNNNNNNNNNNNNNNNNNNNNNNNNNNNNNNNNNNNNNNNNNNNNNNNNNNNNNNNNNNNNNNNNNNNNNNNNNCACAACACCATAATCTAGTTTTAGCTCATGTCACTCaagcctcctccttcctccctccagctTTTTAGTGACATATATTTCTATATCCATAAGTCTTCCTGCTCAGCCTCACTTTCTATCCCATCTTTCTGGTAATCCATGACCACGTACTTCACCTGTGTCTGTTAGCTGCCTTGGTTTTCCTGTAGAACTGCTCTCCCTGCTGAGCAGAAGCATTTGTATAGGCCTCTGCAGGTCCTCAGGGAAGGGAGTAGCCCTTGGGGCTCACAGGAGCCAAAGGTCCAGAAGCAAGAAAGACTTGTGTGGCACAGACTGTTGTTGACCATGTCTGataaagggacacagaagtgcatCCATATTCCAAGCTGTTTTTCTGAGACCAACCTGGACAccatcaaaaccaaaccaaaccaacaaaattaacaaaaagctCCGTGGAAATAGTTTCTCCAGAGATACCTGACAGAGAATTTCTGCAATTCCTTTGACAGAGAAACAATTATTGGGAGgacattctttttataaagtatttaccATATGAAACACTGGACCacgaactttcttttcttttttaatagtttattgtcaaattggtttccagacaacacccagtgcttttccccacaagtgccctcctccatcaccaccacctctcttcccccctccccgttccccttcaaccctcagttcattttcagcattcaatagtctctcaagttttgcgtccctctctctccccaactctctttccctcttcccctacccctggtcctccattaggtttctcctgttctcctattagaccaatgagtgcaaacatacggtatctgtccttttctgcccgacttatttcgcttagcatgacaccctcgagatccatccactttcatacaaatggccatatttcattctttctcattgccatgtaatactccattgtatatatataccacatcttcttgatccactcatcaggtgatggacatttaggctgtttccatgctttggctattgttgacagtgctactatgaacattggggtacatgtactcctatgcatcagcatttctgtatcccttgggtaaatccctagcagtgctattgctgNNNNNNNNNNNNNNNNNNNNNNNNNNNNNNNNNNNNNNNNNNNNNNNNNNNNNNNNNNNNNNNNNNNNNNNNNNNNNNNNNNNNNNNNNNNNNNNNNNNNcagttctgggttctctattctatttcattggtctatgtgtctgtttttgtgccaataccatactgtcttgatgatgacagctttgtagtaaaggctaaagtctgggattgtgatgcctccccttttggttttcttcttcaatattactttggctattcgggtggACCAGGAACTTTCTAGCACTCTTCTCCATTACACActgtgttcttgttttttttaaaccattgattataaagacaaataaacTTAGAGCCAGGAACATGTAATGATAAAAGATGGAACTGAGGATGAGGTAATGTAAGTTATTCTCTaccaaaacaatagaaatattttcccttacaaagcatttgttttcaaaatttttatatccttttcccCATTATGCTCAGTAATCCTttcgtttttaaaaataagcacaaatatTGCATTTTCCTACCTAAGTGGTTGTGAGTTAGGCTAATTTAGATTCCAACTCTCATTTGAATACTCACTAACTGTGTGACTCTGGACTGGTGATTTAAACTTTCTTTGCCTTAATTTGACTTTCAGCATGTCAAGGATAATAATCTTGTTTGGGAAAGTGCTGAAGATACTTCTTGATACATACCAAGGCCTAAATAATTGTTAACTATAAATACTAACTGTACTAATAGTAGACTGCTATAATACTTATTGTTatattactactactattattattatcatttacaTTATTATAGTCTCCATACTTTCAAAGATGAagtcattttaactatttttcttcaATCTGTCTTTTTTCCCGATCTGCAGTCTTAGCACCAAGATCTTGATAAGAAAAATAGATTATtaggaatggggtgcctgggtggcccagtcagttaagtgtctgacttcacctatgtcatgatctcacagcttatgagttcgagcctcatgtcaggctctgtgttgacagctcggagcctggagcctgctttggattctgtgtctccctctctctctgtccctttcccactcacactctgtttcattctatcaaaagtgaataaatgttgaaaaaaaattttaattagattattagGAATGTATTGTTAGCAACTTAAAAGTTGATTGAGGACCCTCATGTTTGTTCTCAGAAATGATAGCAACCCAATCATACTTAACTCTTTAATGACAGGGACGTTGTTGTATCTTGGTAATGCATAAACCAATATAACACATCTTTGCCTAAGAGTAGACAAAATGCTAAGGCATTGAGAAGGAAGCCAAAAGAAATGGGTTATCAGTATGTTTAGGCAGAGGGAGCAAAGAAAGATGAGATCTATATTTCTAATGATATTTCAAATCCATAgtattatttccaaatatattctctCCCAACAGATATTAGGAAAGACTGAAAACTACCGATTTTGACTAGTATGTCATTGGCTTGTATTTTGGAAAAGAGTTGAGCTTTGACACTAGGCCTCTtgattcaaattctgactctgaCATCCAGCAGCTAGAGACCTTGAGCTATTTAGTAGAACACACTGCGCTTCCACATCCCAACTCTAAGGTATTTCCCACAAGAGTTGAAGAATTTTACTCTTCCACTAGCAGTACCTGAGACTTCTAAGTGCTTCCCATCCATAACAACATATGATACTATCTGTCTTAACTGTAGTCATCCTGGTGTCTACAAGTCATTTTGTGGTGGTTTAAATTGGCATTTCCTTCATGACTAATaatttgatcatcttttcatatgcttcatAGATATTAGCATATCTTCTCTGAAAATACTTACATTAAAGTCTGCCTGCTTTTCATTACTGAGTTATAAGAATTCTCTATTCAATCTAAATCCAAGGCTTTTTCAAATGTAcactgtgttaatttttttttcaatctctgGATTGCCGTTATTTCTTTAACAGAGTCTTATAAAGTCTTGTTACttttaatgaaattgaatttattagttcattttttcttaaaatagatcAAAAAGATTTTTTCCTATATCGTCTCCTagatgttttacagttttagtaTACTTTCATTATGTACACCTAGGTCTTTGCTGTGTTTAAATTAACTTCTGTGTATGGTATGAAATAAGGTCAAagctaatttaatttttgtataaatctACAGATGtaccagcaccatttattgaaaaggttATTCTTCCTTACAAAAATAGTTGGTGCCTTTGTCAAATATCAGTAATTGATTTATGTGAAGATCTGTTTGTGAActctttcatctgttttattgATGTGTTTGTCTCTCATTATGATTATTCTGCACAATCATACTGAAGGtttataataaacattgaaattagTTGGTATATGAGCTCTACaatactgttctttttttgtaAACTGTCTAGATAATCTAgatcttttgcatttctaaaacAATGTGAAAAACCTATGGAATTCtacaaaaaaaatgttgagaattTGTTGCTGCTTTCCTATACCCTCTAAATGAATATGCTAAGgtcttactctttatttttttatcattactgGATTCACTTACTATTATTTTGTTAGACCTTAAAAACGAACAAactaacaaagacaaaaaaactaCTGTTCGTGGATGGAAAATATAAGGTAGTAATTTTCTTTTGTCAGCccagtcttttttctgttttgaaatccAGAATATTTTGACCCAGTGTGTTgggaagtttccttttttttttttttccttttttaatataattttctgtatAACCCAGTTTATTCTTTGTACCACTGTTTAGATATGCTTTACCCCTACTTATATGATAATTCCACAATATCTTGTTACTTTTGTGATTTAATATTCATTTGTCCTTTAATGAatttaatagaaagaaaatagtcTTAATCTCAGTTGTTATTTAACCTGAATAATGTTATTTTACATTagtttttgaaggaaattttcACTAGAAATCTACATTAGCAGATTTTATTTCTATCACATCACAAATGAAATTGCACATTTTATCATTCGGCCTCTGTTGTGTCTGAAGAAAAGTCATACACAATTCTCATAGTTTCTTTGTatgcaagtttcttttttaatattcatatagttgtatgttttctttaaatgacCTTGCTCCACATTTGCTGAGCATCTGAATTCATGGGTTTCCTTTATGTTCTAATATTGAAAAATTTCAGGcactaatttttcaaaaaattttaatccttttttctctctttttcactccTAATACACTAATTGTACATGTGGCAGACAGCTTGATCTACTGTCTCTGggagtcttaattttttttttaatttttttgtttcattcaatgtttctgtctggatgattaaCATTGATGCACCTTTGAGTTCAGTTCCcctttcttctatgttgtccaatCTACTCTGGATCCCAtccaataatattttcattttagtgttttgtttttctctacttggattctcatttgtgtttttagactttccaaatattttctgaaattcctAATCTAATCCATATATAAATTCCTCATCTTTTCTTATCCAAAGTGGAGGtacattgggaaaaaaatgaacaatgttAGCTTAATGGAAGATGAAGGGTAATTTTCAGTCAAACTTTTTGACAGAACACTTTTAGGCTAGAAGAAAACCCAAGAATATTTTTCAGATACCACTCAAAATGAATCCCTTCTGGTTGAAGCTATAGTGCAGAGCACAACTGGATATAGCCCATCAAAACTGAAAAGAATAGACGGTCACAATTCCAAGATTCTATTGGAGGCCACCTTGtggcctttcttttctctgttgtcCTTTCGTATCTACAGAATAAGTAGGTTTTGCAAGGTGTTTTAACTCCTCTCCTATTCTGGTTACTGGAAGGAAAGGATAGTCTTTCTGTATTGGAATTGCAATAGAGAGATGTGGACAGACCAGAAAACAGAGAAGGCTTTGTCTAACCATCTACTGCTAGGAAACTCTCATAAGAATGGTCAGTTTGCTGAAGTAGAAAGCCACTCTCCTTTTTCACAGCTTTGCTTTGTACTCAGTGTGTCTAAACAGAGATGATGTAACAAAAATACCTCTGTAGACTTTGAGGTTCATCAGAGTAGACTTTACTTTATCCACTGCTCTGTCCTAGAGCCttgtacagtgcctggcatatagtaagttcttaataaatatgtgGTGGATAAATGGATAATTGTGGGGCTCCATGAATGTCTCTAAGTAAGCCTACACATTTCTGGGTATATAAGTGTGCTGTGTTGGACTTCCCTAGTTTGACTGAAGAGACACTTTTGCCCTCCAATTTTAACAGCTAGCATTGTTCTTGGAGCACAGCAGGTGCATTCCCTGAAGTGAGTAGTCAGGGTCACAGGTCAGTGGTGATGGTTTTTACTAAGCGATGAGTAAAGTTGCTTGGGGTCAGAGCCCATGTGCAGCTGCTGGCAGAGGCCGGCTGAAGAAACTAAAGCAGAGGGGTTTCAGGCAAGGCCCCAGTAAGCAGTGTGTTGTTACCTTGAAGTCAGCCAAGAAGTGGAGCCTCAAAAGTGGGAGGAGGAGAAATGCAAAGGCTGTCACACAATCTTGTGATAATGTGTGCTTACAAAGAAGCAGAGCAACAGCCCCATCCTTGGTCACCAGTAGATAGTCCACATCCTTCCCCATTTGCCTACTGGTAAGGCAAAGTCTCCCTGTCTAAACCATCCCACTGACTACATAGCATAAAACCTGCATGACATAGATAAGAAAATTTACCCGTTAGGCTTCGTCGTTGCTGTAAATGAGGAAGCACAGAGACAGTTAGAGTTTGACTCTTTCTCAGACTCCATAAAAAAGTATATGTAGAGCAGTTTGTGTTAATCCAGGACACAAagagctactttatttttttccagaatttatCATGGgctccctggtggctcagttggttaagcatctgacttcaatttgAGCCCTCGTATCAAATtttctgctgtcagtgaagagcctgcttcagatcctctgtctccctccctctctctcctttcctagctctctctctctcccttaaaaaaaaagaaacatttaaaaagaaaaagaaatgatcactCTCTTGTTGCACATTATTGTCACAATAGCGGCCTTAATGATATATACTATAAACATTTTACTTGCtaaacaacaaaattataaaattaagtgaatttgaagatctaattgacTTTATTAAGTGACTCTTGAGTCAGGCAGCTCTCCCTTCGGCAAGTAGAGGGGAGCTCctagaatatgaataaaataaagtagaaggtTTCTATAGGAAGGAGGGTGGAGCAAGAAAGTtgtaaacaagagaaaagaaaggattattcCAGGCAAGGTCACTTTTTTTTAGAAGGAGCAAAGGGTCTCCTCAAGCTGCTTACCTCAGCTTCCttgagggagtggggagggccatGTGACAGACTTCTTGGCGCCTATCAAAAAATTCCTGACTGACCAGTCAATACTACATTTCTGGTGGAGAATGAAATTGAAATTAGATTAGGTGTTAATCCCTGGTTTACTGATTTAGGGCCTTAACTTTGGTGATTCCACTTTGggactcatgttttctttttagcatgCTAAAGACAATTGAGCTGGAAAAGGTTAAATCACTTGCTTTTTGTCACATGGCTGGGATTAAATGAAGGGGTCTGACTGATCTTCAAAGTCCTAAgaacttccatttcttcatgcCATCTTCCAAGAGGATGAGTTCATCCTCACTGGAAAACAGTCCAGTGGCTAGGTGTATGCTTGAAAAAAACAACACCCCCCCTTTTGTTTCCTTGGATAAATGTGCTATTCTATCATCTGTTGATTGATTTGGTTATACCTCTAGGAAGTCTCTTGTAGGCCTTCAAGTCTGGTTTAATTCCTTATTTCTATGGGTACATTTATACCATTCTGTTGTAATTGACTGCTTATGTATTTGTCTCTCCCAAGAGCATATGGGTCCCTAAGACCATTTCTTAACTCTTGTGTATCCTCAATGCCTAACATATAACAGGCACTCAACAGGACTAACATGGGGCAAGCTGTGACCTAAGAAGTAAATTTAAGGAGGCACCCATTCTCAAGTCTTTCAGTTGCTGATCTTGCCCTTGGACAACAGCAGAAGGGGGTCtccttacatttttctctttaggtGTCTACCTTGCCTTTCCTTGGCCTGGTCCTGATGCTCGCTATTTGATTGTGGGGGGTAAGAGGGACCTACTTCTCACAAaagttttttaagaaattctttctctgagggtgcttgggtggctcagttggttaagcatctgacttcggctcaggtcatgatttcacagttcatgggttcgagccccatgttgtctctgtgctgacagctagttcagagcctggagcctgtctttggattctgtgtctccctctctctctcaccctcccctgctcatgctgtctctctctctctcaaaaataaagtgaaaacattaaaaaatttaaaaaaagaaaagaaagtctttcTTCGTAGGAAATTTCACACTGATTCTGATATCCTGTTAAACTGGTGTTACCTCCTTGATCATGACTTGCCAGATGCTATtaataaggaggaaaaagagaaatgagatgaGAAGCCTGATGAAGAAGACAATGTTAACAAATAAACTCAGAAGGAAATAGTTCTACTTGGGCTCAAAATACAGATTATTGTGGTACAGGAGTTAGATAAACCAGAACCTGATAAGAcctcagatataaaataaatgtgaagaggTATTTACTTGGCTTCAGTAAAATGGTTCCACACTGCTATCTTAGAGGAATATAGGTGTCAATGTGTTGGTGTATCAGACTTAACATACACCTTGATAGTCTTCAAGTTACATGATTTCAGACTTTTAACATGTGTCTCATTGGTCTCCTCTCTGCCTATATCCTATGACTTATCCCATCTCCCattggagtttttttttcttttgagggaaagaaagagagtgcacatgctTGCAAACACATGCTTGCACACATATGCTTGCACAACATGTGtgggagagcaggggtggggcaagagagggaaagagaatcttaagtaggttcaaTGCCTGGTTGGAGCCTGATGTGTGACTtaatctcacaactatgagaccatgactgagctgaaatcaagagttggacgcttaattgactgagtcacccaggctccccatcccgtggaatttttatggttttgcaaatattttccattccTATAATATCCTAACAccattgtgtgtgtttttattgcTCTCCTTAAAAcattgtaaatgttttaaagctCATAGTGTCACTCGTTAGACCCTGTTAGAAATAAGCCCAtcgacccaatcaaaggaggggcCGGGAGACTCAGCACAGTGAAGAAAGGCTTTGATCAATATCTTGCAAGAGCATGTCTCAGACACACTCggggcagttacagcagacaatttattcCCTCGCGTGCcagtccctcccctggttcctcactGGCTGAGTCCTACAGAGGTAACAGCCTTACCTGGACATCACCTGGGCCCATggaaggcaaaaagtagtctgactggaacaaatgtacattccctaaggtgatgcagagactttcagtccctcttccctttgttctttggctTATTGGAAAGCCTGAGAAAACAAGCCTGAAAAACGGAGAGGGGAAGAACCAAGAAGTGAAGTGTCTAAAGGTTAAGGACACCATTGGACCgcggggagggggagcggggagggggcaggttcctacatatttccaataagttgtaaacctattgttaatTAGACAGCAcaattttatttggtatttctgaaaaatgaaacatttttcttccttctcacaaccccaagacctgACATTTACTCCCCATCTGCTtgtattttctaacttttgtcttacattttttccttctttccagttAAGAGTTAAGCTCTTCTTAACTTAgtcaaacaaaacccaaaaccaccCTCCCAGGTGCTCACAAATACCTCACCCACCAG is part of the Suricata suricatta isolate VVHF042 chromosome 11, meerkat_22Aug2017_6uvM2_HiC, whole genome shotgun sequence genome and encodes:
- the LOC115272578 gene encoding olfactory receptor 51Q1-like, with the translated sequence MFLVTNSIQVHFFFILMGIPGFEASLDFCCLYMVSIVGNTTILPVIRTEPSLHEPMYLLLSMLALTDLGLTLTTLPTGMGLLWFNALEISFEDCFAQFFFLHGFSFMESSVLLAMSFDCYVAICHPLRYVSILTNRVISRRGIAIIFRCVLIVLPALFLLKRLPFCGSRHLLHSYCLHQDMIRLVCADTTINNWYGLITALVFITLDPLLIVVSYVLILRSVLRISSQVENFRALNNCLSHILAVLVLYVPMVGLSMTHRFAKHAPPIVHVILANICLLAPPVMNPIIYSVETKQICQGICYLFSHRQLHQSVEK